In Zingiber officinale cultivar Zhangliang chromosome 8B, Zo_v1.1, whole genome shotgun sequence, a single genomic region encodes these proteins:
- the LOC122015928 gene encoding uncharacterized protein LOC122015928 encodes MVSSSPPLGFIFKAPNPGICLPPPVAAPGLGGLGGSSRIPLFSKPSVRVSLDSSWVGIERPHLSYGALRPGRTIGHCGFTKGDNEDGDNWSIEQRDGLFSSGLSEESGLQIPTQAQTLVEGSATVAVSEYKPTPDIDYLMELLAIQQQGPRPIGFFGTRNMGFMHQQLIEILSYAMVITKNHIFTSGASGTNAAVIRGALRAEKPELLTVILPQSLKMQSPDSQELLAKVRNLIEKPENDQLPLIEASRLCNMDILSKVQQVICFAFHDSKLLMETCQEAKKLRKIVTLFYLD; translated from the exons atGGTTTCGTCTTCCCCTCCCTTGGGTTTCATCTTCAAGGCTCCGAACCCGGGTATTTGTCTGCCTCCGCCGGTGGCCGCCCCCGGACTCGGCGGATTGGGCGGTTCTTCTCGAATCCCTTTGTTTTCCAAGCCGTCCGTCCGTGTGTCTCTTGATTCCTCATGGGTTGGAATCGAAAGGCCGCATCTTTCATATGGAGCTCTCCGTCCTGGAAGAACTATC GGACACTGTGGTTTTACTAAAGGAGATAATGAAGATGGAGATAATTGGAGTATTGAACAGAGAGATGGTTTATTTTCATCTGGGTTATCAGAAGAAAGTGGTCTCCAAATTCCAACTCAAGCTCAGACTCTTGTCGAAGGTTCAGCCACAGTGGCTGTTTCGGAGTACAAACCAACTCCAGATATTGATTATCTAATG GAACTTTTGGCTATTCAACAGCAAGGACCCAGACCAATCGGATTCTTTGGGACACGTAATATGGGGTTCATGCATCAGCAGCTTATTGAGATTCTCAGCTATGCCATGGTTATAACT AAGAACCACATTTTTACTTCAGGAGCTTCTGGGACTAATGCAGCTGTTATCAGGGGCGCTTTAAGAGCAGAGAAGCCAGAGTTGCTCACTGTGATCTTGCCCCAGAGCCTGAAAATGCAATCACCTGACAGTCAGGAGTTGTTAGCTAAG GTTCGAAATCTAATCGAGAAACCTGAAAATGATCAGTTGCCATTAATTGAAGCTAGCAG GCTGTGCAATATGGATATCTTATCGAAGGTGCAACAAGTTATATGCTTTGCATTTCACGACAGCAAATTGCTCATGGAAACATGCCAAGAAGCCAAGAAACTTCGAAAAATTGTGACTCTATTTTATCTCGATTGA